From a single Larimichthys crocea isolate SSNF chromosome XIII, L_crocea_2.0, whole genome shotgun sequence genomic region:
- the zc3h12aa gene encoding ribonuclease ZC3H12A, translating to MDQALTSQSSTSELLESDNEELQLRVDFFRKLGYTAAEVKAALEKLGLSTDTNSVLGELVRSRTSTAPSVPGSDSDERSIGQKDPLLPPSWGLGSCRITPQHKDRKNADTELRPIVIDGSNVAMSHGNKEVFSCRGIQLAVNFFLDRGHNTITVFVPTWRKEQPRPDAPITDQHILTELEKKKIVVFTPSRRVGGKRVVCYDDRFIVKLAHESEGVIISNDTYRDLQGERPEWKKCIEGRLLMYSFVNDKFMPPDDPLGRHGPSLDNFLRKKPLPTEQKRQLCPYDKKCTYGIKCKFYHPERGNQSYLSLADELREKAQISTMKEERNARLSPKHLQSDPGPAHNARSHPQDSKTAYIRHQESSSHPGQVSENVLLYWEDPRKSPNHMPCSVAGSQCQKEWPGMHPMQNHYYANMSHEYIDSGLGSYESQYSDFSHCLRNSHMLRPQQQSGPRHASVHLEKNNTSQPCSCCSRLAPSTAHQQHRENLDAKGQPKYNTYPQQMYPPCVPHQNSLPSHPHYSGPPHQQNYWSDPFQGLPQARSCSLPSSVHTSQSHNSCCSGQQYHSWGQQQSSSSVAFDPQRLELRKKLQAIFNPHQVDTVMEMFPHLMDAEKLAAKILNLKAQRGIF from the exons ATGGATCAGGCACTTACCAGCCAGAGCTCAACTTCGGAACTGCTCGAATCAGACAATGAGGAGCTCCAGCTCAGAGTGGATTTCTTCAGGAAACTGGGTTACACCGCAGCGGAGGTGAAGGCTGCTCTGGAGAAGCTGGGCCtaagcacagacacaaactcgGTGCTGGGAGAGCTGGTTCGGAGCAGGACTAGCACTGCGCCGTCCGTGCCTGGTTCTGACAGTGATGAGAGGAGCATTGGACAAAAGgatcctctgctgcctcccagtTGGGGCCTTGGATCCTGCAGGATCACACCACAACACAAGGACCGAAAGAATGCAGACACAGAATTGCGGCCTATTGTTATTGACGGTAGCAATGTTGCCATGAG TCACGGAAACAAGGAAGTCTTTTCATGCCGTGGCATCCAGCTAGCAGTGAACTTCTTCTTGGATAGAGGTCATAACACAATTACTGTGTTTGTTCCTACTTGGCGTAAAGAGCAACCAAGACCTGATGCCCCCATAACAG ATCAACACATCCTCACGGAgcttgagaaaaagaaaatagtggTCTTCACTCCATCGCGCCGTGTTGGCGGTAAACGAGTGGTTTGCTATGATGACCGCTTTATTGTCAAGTTGGCACACGAGTCAGAGGGAGTGATCATATCCAATGACACATACCGTGACCTCCAAGGAGAAAGACCTGAGTGGAAGAAATGCATCGAGGGGAGGCTCCTTATGTACTCCTTTGTGAATGACAA aTTCATGCCCCCAGATGACCCTCTAGGTCGCCATGGCCCCAGTCTTGACAACTTCCTTAGGAAAAAGCCTCTGCCTACAGAGCAAAAGAGACAGCTCTGTCCATATG ACAAAAAGTGCACTTACGGCATCAAATGCAAGTTCTACCATCCGGAGCGGGGAAACCAGTCTTACCTGTCCTTGGCTGATGAATTACGAGAGAAAGCCCAGATTTCTActatgaaagaagaaagaaatgccAGATTATCACCCAAACATCTTCAATCTGATCCTGGGCCTGCTCACAATGCCCGTTCCCATCCTCAGGACTCTAAAACAGCGTATATAAGACACCAGGAAAGCTCTTCACATCCTGGTCAGGTTAGTGAAAATGTACTGCTGTACTGGGAGGATCCTAGAAAAAGTCCAAATCATATGCCCTGTTCTGTAGCAGGAAGCCAGTGTCAGAAAGAGTGGCCTGGGATGCACCCCATGCAGAATCATTACTATGCCAACATGTCTCACGAGTACATAGATTCTGGCCTTGGCTCTTATGAGAGCCAGTACTCTGATTTTTCACATTGCCTAAGGAACTCCCACATGCTCAGGCCCCAGCAGCAAAGTGGACCGAGACATGCCTCAGTGCATTTAGAGAAAAATAACACCAGCCAGCCCTGCAGTTGCTGTTCCCGTCTAGCTCCCTCCACAGCTCATCAGCAACATCGAGAAAACCTGGACGCCAAGGGTCAACCCAAATACAACACCTACCCTCAGCAGATGTACCCACCTTGTGTGCCACACCAAAACAGCCTCCCGAGCCATCCCCATTATAGCGGACCACCACATCAGCAAAATTACTGGTCAGATCCATTCCAGGGGCTGCCCCAAGCCAGGTCATGTAGTCTCCCCTCTTCGGTACATACCTCACAGTCTCACAACTCTTGCTGCTCTGGCCAGCAGTACCATTCCTGGGGCCAACAACAGTCATCCTCATCCGTGGCTTTTGATCCACAACGATTGGAACTCCGCAAGAAACTGCAAGCCATCTTCAACCCGCATCAGGTGGATACAGTTATGGAAATGTTTCCACATCTAATGGATGCAGAGAAACTGGCTGCAAAGATCCTCAACCTGAAGGCTCAAAGAGGGATATTCTGA